The DNA sequence TTCCCTGTGTGGCGTTTCTCCCCGCACCTATGGTTACATACGGCGACGGAGTGGTTATCAATCGACTCTTGACGAGGTTAGCGAATATGCTAACTTTTTGGGGTGCGATCAATCCAATTCTACAGGCAGCAATCTGGAGCCTGCCCGGTTGAGGATTTTCTTGAATCTCTCGATGGCAAGCAGGCCCAAAAAGTTGCCTGGGTGCTCGATCTGGTCCGCACCCTTCCAAGGCCACCGACTCAGTACTTCAAGAAATTGGTAGGAACGGAGCTCTGGGAGGTT is a window from the Puniceicoccus vermicola genome containing:
- a CDS encoding type II toxin-antitoxin system RelE/ParE family toxin — encoded protein: MRSIQFYRQQSGACPVEDFLESLDGKQAQKVAWVLDLVRTLPRPPTQYFKKLVGTELWEVRVEFGGNAFRILGFMDGENLVVLASGFAKKTQKTPKQEIETAERRRKDYFLRKG